The following nucleotide sequence is from Pseudomonadales bacterium.
CACCTTAGCGCCGATATTAATCGCCGTTTCCAGTTCGTCAGCATCGTGCACTTCGACCAGCGCGCTCAAGCCTAGCTCGCTGGCCAGGTCGTAGAATTCTTTTAATTGCACCTTATCCAAATAGCGTACTAACAACAACACCACATTGGCGCCGATATAGCGCGCCAAATAAAACTGATACGGGTCGAAATAAAAATCCTTCATCAGAATCGGCACCCGCGGATTGGCGCGCCGTGCGTCCATCAGGTACTGATAAGAGCCATGGAAATATTTGGGTTCAGTCAAGATGGATAAGGCTTTAGCGCCGTTTTGTACATATTGATTGGCCACTTCAACCGGAGAAATAATGTCGGGATCAAAGATCCGACCCTGGGACGGACTACCGTATTTAATCTCGGAGATGATATTAATCTCCCCTGCCGGAAAAACGTTTTCAAACTGATCCGGCGGCGCGAACAAGCGCTCCGATGCAACCCTCTCAAGCGGATATTTCTTTTTATCCCTCTCGACACGCAACCCTGTTTCTTCAAAAATCTTTTCCAGCATCATTCAATCCTATCCGCCAAAGGCGATTACCCTATTCAATAAATCTATCGCTTTACCGCTTTGCTGCACCGATC
It contains:
- the trpC gene encoding indole-3-glycerol phosphate synthase TrpC, whose amino-acid sequence is MMLEKIFEETGLRVERDKKKYPLERVASERLFAPPDQFENVFPAGEINIISEIKYGSPSQGRIFDPDIISPVEVANQYVQNGAKALSILTEPKYFHGSYQYLMDARRANPRVPILMKDFYFDPYQFYLARYIGANVVLLLVRYLDKVQLKEFYDLASELGLSALVEVHDADELETAINIGAKVIGVNNRNLDTLKVDLKTAEELYTMIPQDVIKICESGIYDRTEIDAFRDIGYDGFLVGTSLMKDGQPGTALRKLING